Proteins encoded within one genomic window of Nitrospina gracilis 3/211:
- a CDS encoding PSP1 domain-containing protein, giving the protein MQNETLNPSTTEGDACAEPSRPKFVIGVRLRGRDKTQVCDPHTLQLRVGMEVMVETEDGLQIGVVASNKILNVRKDACRPPKVIRLANQEDLQHEQNKCERESKATVMCRDLIVNLKLPMNLSRVVFFEELNKSVFYFTAEGRIDFRQLVKELASRLRHRIEMRQVGVRDEAKSINGHGVCGEELCCSRFLPEFTPVTIRMAKDQGLALNPSKISGVCGRLMCCLQYEHNIYKDLIKEMPKLGKTISTPDGKGRVIQNDILKQKVTVRLEDDFIMYYDLEELREHLPPQAVQPPKPAS; this is encoded by the coding sequence ATGCAAAACGAAACTTTGAATCCCAGTACCACAGAAGGTGATGCCTGTGCGGAGCCGTCCCGGCCCAAATTCGTGATCGGGGTTCGCCTGCGTGGTCGCGACAAAACACAGGTGTGCGATCCGCACACGCTCCAGTTGCGTGTCGGCATGGAAGTGATGGTTGAAACCGAAGACGGTCTGCAGATCGGCGTCGTGGCGTCCAATAAAATCCTCAACGTACGCAAGGACGCGTGCCGTCCGCCCAAAGTCATACGCCTTGCAAACCAGGAAGACCTCCAACACGAACAAAACAAATGCGAGCGCGAGTCCAAGGCCACTGTTATGTGTCGGGACCTGATAGTAAACCTGAAACTGCCGATGAATCTGAGCCGCGTGGTGTTCTTCGAGGAACTCAACAAGTCGGTGTTCTACTTCACCGCAGAAGGACGCATCGACTTCCGCCAACTGGTCAAGGAACTCGCCTCGCGGCTGCGTCACCGCATCGAGATGCGGCAGGTCGGTGTGCGCGACGAAGCGAAGTCGATCAACGGCCACGGTGTGTGCGGCGAGGAGCTCTGCTGTTCGCGCTTCCTGCCGGAGTTCACCCCCGTTACCATCCGCATGGCCAAGGACCAGGGCCTCGCCCTCAATCCCAGCAAGATCTCAGGCGTGTGCGGTCGGCTGATGTGTTGCCTGCAATACGAACACAATATCTACAAGGACCTCATTAAAGAAATGCCCAAGCTGGGTAAAACCATTTCGACTCCGGACGGCAAGGGCCGCGTCATCCAGAACGACATCCTGAAACAGAAGGTGACCGTTCGCCTTGAGGACGATTTCATCATGTACTATGATCTGGAAGAACTGCGCGAGCACCTGCCCCCGCAGGCCGTCCAGCCGCCCAAACCGGCCAGCTAA
- the metG gene encoding methionine--tRNA ligase codes for MNRTFYITTPIYYVNDVPHIGHAYTTIAADVAARYRRLDGDDVFFLTGTDEHGQKVQQAAQQAGRTTQEHVDALHKPFKDLWVRFNISNSDFIRTTEERHTRVVRQILQALYDKGEIYRDSYEGWYCMPDERFWTEKDLVDGNCPECGRKVEKIKEYNYFFRMSQYQDWLMDHIQKNESFILPASRKNEILGFLKKPLEDLCISRPKERLPWGIPMPFDEDYVTYVWFDALINYISIHGSLEEILKTKYWPAAHHLIGKDILTTHAVYWSTMLKAIGISPPLNIFAHGWWTVEGKKMSKSLRNVVEPNLLIDQFGVDVIRYFLMREVPFGLDGDFSHKALIGRVNSDLANNLGNLLNRTLNMIGKYYGGTVPEAGVEGDEDAGLKGKSKEVVEQVHDFYDELAYNRILMKIWELLDASNQYINNTAPWNLAKSDEGKQRLATVLYNAAEACRVIGILIYPFMPDTTKKMMTQLGIGTSIEEQGLASIRTWGWFPAGTEIKQGEQIFPRIEDKAAEKILASVEAKASDDGASAETDGDNLIQIDEFMKLDLRVALVVEAEKVKKSKKLIKLKVDLGNEQRQVVAGIAESYEPEKLVGRKVILVANLKPAKLMGIESQGMILAGSDKDKIVLAGFDEELELGARVK; via the coding sequence ATGAACCGAACCTTTTACATCACCACACCGATTTACTACGTCAACGACGTGCCGCACATCGGCCACGCTTACACGACCATCGCCGCCGATGTCGCCGCGCGCTACCGCAGGCTTGACGGCGATGACGTGTTTTTCCTGACCGGCACCGACGAACACGGTCAGAAAGTCCAGCAGGCGGCGCAACAGGCCGGACGCACCACGCAGGAACATGTCGACGCCCTGCACAAACCGTTCAAGGACCTGTGGGTGCGCTTCAATATTTCCAACAGCGACTTCATCCGCACCACGGAAGAGCGCCACACCCGGGTGGTGCGCCAGATTCTTCAGGCATTGTACGACAAGGGCGAAATCTACCGCGACAGCTACGAGGGCTGGTACTGCATGCCGGACGAGCGCTTCTGGACCGAGAAGGACCTGGTCGACGGCAACTGTCCGGAATGCGGCCGCAAGGTGGAGAAGATCAAGGAGTACAATTATTTTTTCAGGATGAGTCAGTATCAGGACTGGCTGATGGACCACATCCAGAAAAACGAATCGTTCATCCTGCCTGCGTCGCGCAAGAATGAAATACTCGGCTTCCTCAAAAAACCGCTGGAGGACCTGTGCATTTCGCGGCCGAAGGAACGCCTGCCGTGGGGTATCCCGATGCCTTTCGACGAGGACTACGTCACCTACGTCTGGTTCGACGCGCTCATCAACTACATCTCGATCCACGGCAGTCTGGAAGAAATCCTGAAAACCAAGTACTGGCCGGCGGCGCATCACCTGATCGGCAAAGACATCCTGACCACGCACGCGGTGTACTGGTCCACCATGCTGAAGGCCATCGGCATCTCCCCTCCCCTCAACATCTTCGCGCACGGCTGGTGGACGGTGGAGGGCAAGAAGATGTCGAAGTCGCTCCGCAACGTGGTCGAACCGAACCTGTTGATCGACCAGTTCGGCGTGGACGTCATCCGTTACTTCCTCATGCGCGAGGTGCCGTTCGGTCTCGACGGCGACTTCTCGCACAAGGCGCTCATCGGCAGGGTCAACAGCGACCTCGCAAACAACCTGGGCAACCTGCTGAACCGCACGCTCAACATGATTGGAAAGTATTACGGAGGTACGGTGCCGGAGGCAGGTGTGGAAGGCGACGAGGACGCCGGCCTCAAGGGCAAATCCAAGGAAGTGGTCGAGCAGGTGCACGACTTCTACGACGAGCTCGCCTACAACCGCATTCTCATGAAAATCTGGGAACTGCTCGACGCATCCAATCAATACATCAATAACACCGCGCCGTGGAACCTGGCGAAATCCGACGAAGGCAAACAACGCCTCGCCACCGTGCTGTACAACGCCGCCGAAGCGTGCCGCGTCATCGGGATCCTCATCTACCCATTCATGCCGGACACGACAAAGAAGATGATGACGCAGTTGGGCATCGGCACCTCCATCGAGGAACAGGGGCTCGCCTCCATTCGCACCTGGGGCTGGTTTCCTGCGGGGACGGAGATCAAGCAGGGCGAACAGATTTTCCCGCGCATCGAGGACAAGGCGGCGGAGAAGATTCTGGCGTCGGTCGAGGCCAAGGCCTCCGATGACGGCGCTTCGGCGGAAACGGACGGAGACAACCTGATCCAGATCGACGAGTTCATGAAGTTGGACCTGCGCGTGGCGTTGGTCGTGGAAGCCGAAAAAGTGAAGAAATCGAAAAAGCTCATCAAGCTGAAAGTCGATCTCGGCAATGAACAACGCCAGGTGGTGGCGGGCATCGCAGAGAGTTACGAGCCGGAAAAACTGGTCGGCCGCAAGGTGATTCTGGTCGCCAACCTGAAACCGGCGAAGCTCATGGGCATCGAGTCGCAGGGCATGATACTGGCCGGAAGCGACAAGGACAAAATCGTCCTCGCCGGATTCGACGAGGAACTGGAGCTGGGAGCGCGTGTGAAATGA
- a CDS encoding YchF/TatD family DNA exonuclease, with protein MIIDTHAHMDMTDFDADRDEMIQRAVESGVKYIVNIGCDIPSSTRSVELTEEHDFIYASVGIHPHDVKDIDENTYLELKELLQHPRVIAVGETGLDYFKNYSPHDLQREHFRKHIELAREHRKPLVIHTRDAKEDTIAILSEYYPNDPNARSGIFHCFTGDQELAEAALAMGFYISFSGVVTFKNAEELRAVAKTIPADRLFVETDCPYMAPVPMRGKRNEPAFVNHTANFLAELRGTSVQDLHRTVELNFFDLYGIGSKAKSGTISYQIRNSLYLNLTQRCTANCVFCTRISKPIVQGYNLALDREPTAQEVWESIDDPTKYDEVVFCGYGEPTLRLDVIKEVAKKIKGAGGRVRLNTNGHGNVINKRNILPELEGLVDSVSISLNADNSDAYDEVSQPLPNYRGKIYDEILKFIEDARLHIPDVQATIVTHQKDVDEDKCEEIAEKQFGVKYRPRRYNIVG; from the coding sequence ATGATCATCGACACCCACGCACACATGGATATGACGGACTTCGACGCCGACCGCGACGAGATGATCCAGCGCGCCGTCGAGAGCGGTGTGAAGTACATCGTCAACATCGGGTGCGACATCCCGAGCAGCACACGTTCGGTGGAGTTGACCGAAGAGCACGATTTCATTTACGCCTCCGTCGGTATCCATCCGCACGACGTCAAGGACATCGATGAAAACACGTACCTCGAACTGAAGGAACTGCTCCAGCATCCTCGCGTGATCGCGGTGGGCGAGACGGGACTCGATTATTTCAAGAATTACTCGCCGCACGATCTCCAGCGCGAGCATTTCCGCAAACACATCGAGCTGGCGCGCGAACACAGGAAGCCATTGGTCATCCACACGCGCGACGCGAAGGAAGACACCATCGCCATCCTGTCCGAATACTATCCGAATGATCCCAACGCGCGCTCCGGCATCTTCCACTGTTTCACCGGCGATCAGGAACTGGCAGAGGCGGCGCTGGCGATGGGCTTTTATATTTCCTTCTCCGGCGTGGTGACGTTCAAGAACGCGGAAGAGTTGCGCGCCGTGGCCAAAACCATTCCTGCCGACCGCCTGTTCGTGGAGACCGACTGCCCGTACATGGCGCCGGTGCCCATGCGCGGCAAACGCAACGAACCGGCATTCGTCAACCACACTGCCAATTTCCTGGCGGAGTTGCGCGGCACCAGCGTGCAGGACCTGCACCGCACGGTGGAACTCAATTTCTTCGATCTGTACGGCATCGGCAGCAAAGCCAAGTCCGGTACCATCTCGTACCAGATCCGCAACTCGCTGTATCTCAACCTGACGCAACGGTGCACCGCCAATTGTGTGTTCTGCACGCGCATCTCGAAACCCATCGTGCAGGGATACAACCTGGCCCTCGACCGCGAACCCACCGCACAGGAGGTTTGGGAGTCGATCGACGACCCGACCAAGTACGACGAAGTCGTGTTCTGCGGCTATGGCGAACCGACCCTGCGGCTTGACGTTATTAAAGAAGTGGCAAAAAAGATCAAAGGCGCCGGAGGGCGCGTGCGACTGAACACCAACGGTCACGGCAACGTCATCAACAAACGCAACATCCTGCCGGAGCTGGAAGGCCTCGTCGATTCGGTTTCCATCAGCCTGAACGCCGACAACTCCGACGCGTATGATGAAGTCAGCCAGCCCCTGCCCAATTACCGGGGAAAAATCTACGACGAGATTCTAAAATTCATCGAAGACGCCAGGCTCCATATTCCGGACGTGCAGGCAACCATCGTGACGCACCAGAAGGACGTGGATGAGGATAAATGTGAAGAGATCGCCGAGAAGCAGTTCGGCGTCAAGTACCGTCCCCGGCGGTACAACATCGTAGGATGA
- a CDS encoding DUF423 domain-containing protein — translation MRRWILIGSILGGLSVMLGAFGAHSLKAVLTEKSLATFQTANQYQFFHSLALVLVGLLCGYLGEGNDSKANKAGWFFLAGIVMFSGSLYWLALGGPRVLGPVTPLGGLSFMIGWFLLAFSFPKK, via the coding sequence ATGCGACGCTGGATTTTAATAGGAAGCATACTGGGCGGTTTGAGCGTCATGCTCGGTGCCTTCGGTGCGCATTCTTTAAAAGCGGTGCTGACTGAAAAAAGCCTCGCCACGTTTCAGACCGCGAACCAGTACCAGTTCTTCCACAGCCTGGCGTTGGTTCTCGTCGGCCTGCTTTGCGGGTACCTGGGGGAAGGAAACGACTCCAAGGCGAACAAAGCGGGCTGGTTTTTCCTCGCGGGCATCGTCATGTTTTCTGGGAGCTTGTACTGGCTTGCGCTGGGCGGCCCCAGGGTGCTGGGACCCGTCACCCCGCTGGGCGGGTTGTCGTTCATGATCGGCTGGTTCCTGCTCGCCTTCTCATTTCCCAAAAAGTAA
- a CDS encoding Crp/Fnr family transcriptional regulator encodes MKTADLVDHLNRISFFDDFTEKEKQALAQITGTVQNVARGECVIRKGTTDPTMYFVLEGTIVISAGEDLDHEITELHVGALFGDVPFVKAVPRVTSVLAKTDATLLRYHKDQMDQMDPLLIGKFKDQFLKLFVIRLDMLKSTISQNRVDFEKFFDSFQNIFKEIEVINQDTVVPEDDKQE; translated from the coding sequence ATGAAAACCGCTGACCTGGTAGACCATCTCAACCGGATTTCCTTCTTCGATGACTTCACCGAGAAGGAAAAACAGGCATTAGCACAGATCACCGGCACCGTGCAGAATGTGGCGAGAGGTGAGTGCGTGATCCGCAAGGGGACCACCGATCCGACGATGTATTTCGTGCTGGAAGGCACGATCGTGATTTCCGCCGGGGAGGATCTCGATCACGAGATCACCGAGCTTCACGTCGGTGCGCTGTTTGGGGATGTGCCTTTTGTGAAAGCGGTTCCCCGTGTGACCAGCGTCCTTGCCAAAACCGACGCCACCCTCCTCCGTTACCATAAAGACCAGATGGACCAAATGGACCCTCTGCTCATCGGCAAGTTCAAGGACCAGTTCCTCAAGCTGTTCGTTATCCGCCTCGACATGCTGAAAAGCACCATCAGCCAGAACCGTGTCGATTTCGAAAAGTTCTTTGACTCCTTCCAAAACATCTTCAAGGAAATCGAAGTCATTAATCAGGACACCGTGGTTCCTGAAGACGACAAACAGGAATGA
- a CDS encoding S1C family serine protease, whose translation MMKLNWKTITLASLLFVGVPMLSIMGSGHSLQPENAYALSTDTSPVGTNRITEVVKKQDKAVVGVHSSVKMERTRGMDPRNPFGPGVPSPGPAPQGSGSGFIIDKEGHVLTNNHVVDGADQVKIQLHDGKEYEAEVIGKDPATDIALLKIVRKEGDTSPLPHMKLGDSKNLEVGEWVIAIGNPFGLNHTVTTGIVSAKGRNLGSGPYDAFIQTDASINPGNSGGPLLNMNGDVIGINTMILSGNGGNVGIGFAIPINMAKSIVADLKKDGKVTRGWLGVTIQKMTEELASSFGLSEPKGVLINGVLPKGPAERGGLKRGDVIVKYDGQDLVDFSALPKMVGTTAPGKTVTLDILRDGKPVSVEVTIEKMQESQA comes from the coding sequence ATGATGAAACTGAATTGGAAAACAATCACACTGGCGTCGCTTTTGTTTGTCGGCGTGCCCATGCTTTCCATCATGGGGAGCGGTCATAGCTTACAACCGGAAAACGCATATGCATTGAGTACAGACACAAGCCCGGTGGGCACCAATCGCATTACCGAGGTGGTGAAAAAGCAGGACAAGGCGGTGGTCGGCGTGCATTCGTCCGTCAAGATGGAACGGACGCGTGGCATGGACCCGCGGAATCCGTTCGGTCCCGGTGTTCCCTCTCCCGGCCCGGCCCCTCAGGGATCCGGCTCCGGCTTCATCATCGATAAAGAAGGCCATGTCCTCACCAACAACCACGTGGTGGATGGTGCGGACCAGGTGAAAATCCAACTGCACGACGGCAAGGAGTATGAAGCCGAGGTGATCGGCAAGGACCCGGCCACCGACATCGCCCTGCTCAAAATCGTGCGCAAGGAAGGCGACACCTCGCCCCTGCCGCACATGAAGCTGGGTGACTCCAAAAATCTCGAGGTCGGCGAGTGGGTCATCGCCATCGGCAACCCGTTCGGCCTGAACCACACCGTCACCACGGGCATCGTCAGCGCTAAGGGACGCAACCTCGGTTCCGGTCCCTATGACGCGTTCATCCAGACCGACGCCTCCATCAATCCCGGAAACAGCGGCGGCCCGTTGCTCAACATGAACGGCGACGTGATCGGCATCAACACCATGATTCTGTCCGGCAACGGCGGCAACGTGGGCATCGGCTTTGCCATTCCCATCAACATGGCGAAATCGATCGTCGCCGACCTGAAAAAGGACGGCAAGGTCACTCGCGGCTGGCTGGGCGTCACCATCCAGAAGATGACCGAGGAACTGGCGTCCTCGTTTGGTTTGAGCGAGCCGAAAGGTGTGCTGATCAACGGCGTCCTGCCGAAAGGCCCGGCGGAACGCGGCGGCCTGAAACGCGGTGACGTCATCGTCAAGTACGACGGGCAGGATCTGGTGGATTTTTCCGCCCTGCCCAAGATGGTGGGAACCACCGCACCCGGCAAAACCGTAACGCTGGACATCCTGCGCGACGGCAAACCGGTGAGCGTGGAAGTCACTATCGAGAAGATGCAGGAAAGCCAAGCCTGA
- a CDS encoding slipin family protein, producing the protein MNGFIVGLIILLVILFSAFKVLREYERGVIFLLGKFYKVKGPGLILVIPILQQMVKVSLRTVVMDVPPQDIITRDNVTVRVNAVVYFRVIDPQRAVIDVEDYLYATQQLSQTTLRSVLGKSQLDDLLAHREKINDHLQQTIDQQTEPWGVKVANVELKNVDLPTEMQRALAKQAEAERERRAKVIHAEGEFEASRRISDAADIIHAHPPALQLRFLQTMVDLSVDKTSTVFFPFPLEMLKSLAGAPKTDDNNPGTA; encoded by the coding sequence ATGAATGGATTCATCGTCGGGCTTATCATCTTACTGGTCATCCTGTTCAGCGCTTTCAAGGTGCTGAGGGAATACGAACGGGGGGTCATTTTCCTGCTGGGCAAATTCTACAAGGTCAAAGGGCCGGGCCTCATCCTGGTCATTCCCATCCTCCAACAGATGGTGAAGGTGAGCCTCCGCACCGTGGTCATGGACGTGCCGCCACAGGACATCATCACCCGCGACAACGTCACCGTGCGCGTCAACGCCGTCGTCTATTTTCGTGTGATCGATCCGCAACGCGCGGTCATCGATGTCGAAGATTACCTCTACGCCACGCAACAGTTGTCCCAGACCACCCTGCGCAGTGTGCTGGGTAAAAGCCAGTTGGACGACCTTTTGGCGCATCGCGAGAAGATCAACGATCACCTGCAACAGACGATCGACCAGCAGACCGAGCCCTGGGGCGTGAAGGTCGCCAACGTCGAACTCAAAAATGTGGATTTGCCCACCGAAATGCAGAGAGCGCTGGCCAAGCAGGCGGAAGCCGAACGCGAGCGGCGCGCCAAGGTGATCCATGCCGAAGGCGAATTCGAAGCCAGCCGGCGCATCAGCGACGCGGCGGACATCATCCACGCCCATCCGCCGGCCCTGCAATTGCGCTTCCTGCAGACCATGGTGGACCTCTCGGTGGATAAAACCAGCACGGTGTTCTTCCCGTTCCCGCTGGAAATGCTGAAATCCCTGGCCGGGGCTCCCAAAACTGACGACAACAATCCGGGAACCGCCTGA